A window of Pseudomonas mucidolens contains these coding sequences:
- a CDS encoding NAD-dependent epimerase/dehydratase family protein, producing MTTTSTAPIAFNRLLLTGAAGGLGKVLRERLRPYAHILRLSDIAEMAPAADHEEVQPCDLGDKQAVHQLVEGVDAILHFGGVSVERPFEEILGPNICGIFHIYEAARRHGVKRVVFASSNHVIGFYPQDQPLDTHSLRRPDGYYGLSKSYGEDMASFYFDRYGIETVSIRIGSSFPEPHNRRMMHTWLSFDDLTQLLERALYTPNVGHTVVYGMSDNLNVWWDNRYAAHLGFVARDSSEVFRKQVEAQPMPAADDPARLYQGGAFCAAGPFGD from the coding sequence ATGACGACCACCTCAACCGCCCCCATTGCGTTCAATCGCCTGCTGCTGACCGGTGCCGCCGGTGGCCTGGGCAAGGTTCTGCGCGAGCGCCTGCGCCCCTACGCCCATATCCTGCGCCTCTCCGACATCGCCGAGATGGCCCCCGCCGCCGACCACGAAGAGGTGCAACCTTGCGACCTGGGCGACAAGCAAGCAGTGCATCAGTTGGTTGAAGGCGTCGATGCCATCCTGCACTTCGGTGGCGTGTCGGTTGAGCGGCCCTTCGAAGAAATACTCGGCCCCAATATCTGCGGCATCTTCCACATTTACGAAGCCGCTCGCCGTCACGGGGTCAAACGTGTGGTGTTCGCCAGCTCCAACCATGTCATTGGCTTCTACCCCCAGGACCAGCCCCTGGACACCCACTCGCTGCGACGTCCCGATGGCTATTACGGCCTGTCCAAATCCTACGGCGAAGACATGGCCAGCTTTTACTTCGACCGCTATGGCATCGAAACCGTCAGTATTCGCATCGGCTCCTCGTTCCCCGAGCCGCACAACCGCCGGATGATGCACACCTGGCTGAGCTTCGATGACCTCACCCAATTGCTGGAGCGTGCGCTGTACACCCCGAACGTTGGCCACACCGTGGTTTACGGCATGTCCGATAACTTGAACGTGTGGTGGGACAATCGCTACGCCGCTCATCTGGGTTTCGTGGCGCGTGACAGTTCCGAAGTGTTTCGCAAACAGGTCGAAGCGCAACCGATGCCGGCTGCCGACGATCCGGCACGACTGTATCAGGGCGGTGCCTTCTGCGCCGCCGGCCCGTTCGGTGATTGA
- a CDS encoding TRAP transporter small permease, protein MKNLLLRINDRIYMTCIWVAGLSVLGVALIIPWGIFARYILGTGSSWPEPVAILLMLVFTFVGAAASYRAGAHMSVAMVTDRLPPATRRVVSIVTQLLMATICLFMTIWGTKLCLSTWNQFMSAIPTLRVGVTYMPIPLGGLLTLVFVLEKLLLGDQSNRRVVRFDLVEESEGAV, encoded by the coding sequence ATGAAGAATTTACTGCTGCGCATCAACGACCGCATTTACATGACCTGTATCTGGGTCGCAGGCCTCTCGGTACTCGGGGTCGCGTTGATTATTCCCTGGGGCATCTTCGCCCGCTACATCCTCGGTACCGGCTCCAGCTGGCCGGAACCTGTGGCTATTTTGCTGATGCTGGTCTTCACCTTCGTCGGCGCCGCCGCCAGCTACCGTGCGGGCGCACACATGTCCGTGGCCATGGTCACAGACCGTCTTCCCCCTGCTACACGCCGTGTTGTCAGCATTGTCACGCAATTGTTAATGGCGACTATTTGCCTGTTCATGACCATTTGGGGCACCAAGCTGTGCCTGTCGACCTGGAATCAGTTCATGAGTGCGATTCCCACCCTGCGCGTCGGCGTGACCTACATGCCGATTCCGCTCGGCGGGCTGCTGACCCTGGTGTTTGTCCTGGAAAAACTCCTGCTCGGCGACCAGAGCAACCGGCGGGTCGTGCGTTTCGATCTGGTAGAAGAAAGCGAAGGGGCAGTCTGA
- a CDS encoding TRAP transporter substrate-binding protein — MNFKRTLLAAALPLTFVFANVAHALEIKFADIHPDGYPTVVAEKSMGAALTKESNGELTFKYFPGGVLGSEKEVVEQAQVGAIQMTRVSLGIVGPVVPDVNVFNMPFVFRDQAHMRKIIDGEIGDEILDKISNSEFGLVALAWMDGGTRNLYTKKPVRKIEDLKGMKIRVQGNPMFIETINDMGGNGIAMDTGEIFSALQTGVIDGAENNPPTLLEHNHYQSAKYYTLTEHLILPEPIVMSKITWEKLTPEQQTMVKKAAKAAQAEERVLWDKKSASSEEKLKAAGVEFITVDKKPFYDATAGVRAKYGAQFADMIKRIDAVQ; from the coding sequence ATGAACTTCAAACGCACCTTGCTGGCCGCTGCACTCCCTCTGACTTTTGTGTTCGCCAATGTCGCTCACGCCCTGGAAATAAAATTCGCCGACATCCACCCCGACGGTTACCCCACCGTGGTTGCCGAAAAAAGCATGGGTGCGGCCCTGACCAAGGAGAGCAACGGCGAACTGACCTTCAAATACTTCCCGGGTGGCGTCCTCGGCTCGGAGAAAGAGGTCGTCGAACAGGCTCAGGTCGGCGCGATCCAGATGACTCGGGTCAGCCTCGGTATCGTCGGGCCAGTCGTGCCGGACGTAAATGTGTTCAACATGCCGTTCGTGTTCCGTGACCAGGCGCATATGCGCAAAATCATCGACGGCGAAATCGGCGACGAAATCCTCGACAAAATCTCCAACTCCGAGTTCGGCCTGGTAGCCCTGGCGTGGATGGACGGCGGCACGCGCAACCTCTACACCAAGAAACCGGTGCGCAAGATCGAAGACCTTAAAGGCATGAAGATTCGCGTGCAAGGCAACCCGATGTTCATCGAGACCATCAATGACATGGGCGGCAACGGCATTGCCATGGACACCGGCGAGATCTTCAGTGCCTTGCAGACGGGTGTGATCGACGGCGCCGAAAACAACCCGCCGACCCTGCTGGAGCACAACCATTATCAGAGTGCCAAGTACTACACCCTTACTGAGCACCTGATCCTGCCCGAGCCCATCGTGATGTCGAAAATCACTTGGGAAAAACTCACCCCCGAGCAGCAGACAATGGTGAAGAAAGCCGCCAAGGCCGCCCAGGCTGAAGAGCGCGTGTTGTGGGATAAAAAATCCGCCAGCAGCGAAGAAAAACTCAAGGCCGCGGGCGTCGAGTTCATCACCGTCGACAAAAAGCCCTTCTATGACGCGACGGCTGGGGTACGTGCCAAGTACGGCGCACAATTCGCCGACATGATCAAACGCATCGACGCCGTTCAATAA
- a CDS encoding OprD family porin has translation MSQLARNSWIRTTCHRPTLSLIGCSSLALFIPMSLHAEGFVDDSKVTLNLRNAYFNRNFTNPANAQGRAEEWTQSFILDAKSGFTQGTVGFGLDVLGLYSQKLDGGRGTAGTQLLPIHDDGRPADNFGRMGVALKTRLSKTELKVGEWMPVLPILRSDDGRSLPQTFQGGQITSNEFSGLTLYGGQFRGNSPRNDASMEDMFMNGRAAVTSDRFNFGGGEYTFNDKRTQVGLWYAELSDIYQQQYVNLNHSQPLGDWTLGANLGFFNGKEDGSALAGDLDNKTVFALLSAKYGGHTFYVGLQKLSGDSAWMRVNGTSGGTLANDSYNASYDNAKEKSWQLRHDFNFVALGVPGLTLMNRYISGDNVHTGTITDGKEWGRESELAYTVQSGALKNLNVKWRNATIRRDFSTNEFDENRIFISYPLSLL, from the coding sequence GTGAGTCAACTCGCCCGCAATTCCTGGATCCGCACCACCTGTCATCGCCCCACCCTCAGCCTGATCGGCTGCAGCAGCCTGGCCCTGTTCATTCCCATGTCGCTACACGCCGAAGGTTTTGTCGATGACAGCAAGGTCACGCTCAATCTGCGTAACGCCTACTTCAATCGCAACTTCACCAACCCCGCCAACGCCCAGGGTCGCGCTGAAGAGTGGACGCAGAGCTTTATTCTCGATGCCAAATCCGGATTCACCCAAGGCACCGTCGGCTTCGGTCTCGATGTGCTGGGCTTGTATTCGCAGAAGCTCGACGGCGGCCGAGGCACGGCGGGCACGCAGTTGCTGCCGATCCACGACGATGGCCGCCCCGCGGATAACTTCGGGCGCATGGGCGTGGCCTTGAAAACCCGGCTATCGAAGACAGAGCTGAAGGTTGGCGAATGGATGCCGGTGTTGCCGATTCTGCGCTCCGACGATGGCCGTTCCCTGCCGCAAACCTTCCAGGGCGGGCAAATCACCTCCAACGAGTTCAGCGGGCTGACCCTGTATGGCGGGCAGTTTCGCGGCAACAGTCCGCGCAACGATGCGAGCATGGAAGACATGTTCATGAATGGCCGGGCCGCAGTCACCTCAGACCGTTTCAATTTCGGTGGCGGTGAATACACCTTCAATGACAAGCGCACACAGGTCGGCCTGTGGTACGCCGAACTGAGCGATATCTATCAGCAACAATATGTGAACCTGAATCACAGCCAGCCCCTGGGTGATTGGACCCTGGGCGCCAATCTCGGCTTTTTCAACGGCAAGGAAGACGGCAGCGCGCTGGCGGGCGATCTGGATAACAAGACCGTGTTCGCCCTGCTGTCGGCCAAGTACGGCGGCCATACCTTTTATGTCGGCTTGCAGAAACTCAGCGGCGACAGCGCCTGGATGCGGGTCAATGGCACCAGCGGCGGGACCCTGGCCAACGACAGCTACAACGCCAGCTACGACAACGCCAAGGAAAAGTCCTGGCAGCTGCGTCATGACTTCAACTTCGTGGCGCTCGGGGTCCCCGGCCTGACCCTGATGAACCGCTACATCAGCGGCGATAACGTGCACACCGGGACCATCACCGATGGCAAAGAGTGGGGACGTGAATCGGAGCTTGCCTACACCGTACAGAGCGGCGCATTGAAGAATCTCAACGTGAAATGGCGCAACGCGACAATTCGTCGGGACTTCTCCACCAACGAGTTTGATGAAAACCGGATTTTCATCAGCTACCCGCTCTCGCTGTTGTAA
- a CDS encoding SMP-30/gluconolactonase/LRE family protein encodes MQAELIVDARNAVGESPVWVPDENALYWVDIPNGVLQRWDAASNQVKSWKGPQMLACIARDDQGGWVAGMETGFFQLSPRDDAGLEATSLAGVEHTRTDMRLNDGRCDRQGRFWAGSMVLNMGANAAEGVLYRYASGQAPHAVLTGFITPNGLAFSPDGRTMYLSDSHPNMQRIWAFDYDADTGTPSNRREFVDMNQHLGRPDGAAIDAEGCYWICANDAGLIHRFTPDGRLDRSLAVPVKKPTMCAFGGSQLDTLFVTSIRDDHSEHSFAGGVFALNPGVKGLPEPTFTL; translated from the coding sequence ATGCAAGCTGAATTAATTGTTGACGCGCGCAACGCGGTGGGTGAAAGCCCGGTCTGGGTACCTGACGAAAACGCCCTGTATTGGGTGGACATCCCTAACGGGGTGTTACAGCGCTGGGACGCCGCGAGCAACCAGGTCAAAAGCTGGAAAGGCCCGCAGATGCTCGCGTGTATCGCGCGAGATGATCAGGGTGGCTGGGTGGCAGGCATGGAGACGGGGTTTTTCCAACTGTCGCCTCGAGACGACGCCGGCCTCGAGGCCACCTCCTTGGCCGGCGTAGAGCACACCCGCACGGACATGCGCCTGAACGATGGACGCTGTGATCGCCAGGGTCGTTTCTGGGCAGGCAGCATGGTGCTGAACATGGGCGCCAATGCAGCTGAAGGCGTGCTTTACCGCTACGCAAGCGGTCAGGCGCCGCACGCGGTACTCACTGGTTTTATCACCCCCAATGGCCTGGCTTTCAGCCCCGACGGGCGCACGATGTACCTATCGGACTCGCACCCGAACATGCAGCGTATCTGGGCCTTCGACTACGATGCCGACACCGGTACGCCGTCCAACCGCCGCGAGTTCGTCGACATGAATCAGCACCTCGGGCGCCCCGACGGCGCTGCGATCGACGCCGAGGGCTGTTACTGGATCTGCGCCAATGACGCCGGTCTGATTCATCGTTTCACTCCCGATGGCCGGCTCGACCGTTCCCTGGCCGTGCCGGTGAAAAAACCCACCATGTGTGCCTTCGGCGGCAGCCAACTGGACACGCTTTTCGTCACCTCGATCCGCGACGACCACAGTGAACACTCCTTCGCTGGCGGCGTGTTCGCGCTAAACCCCGGCGTAAAGGGCTTGCCGGAGCCTACCTTCACCCTCTGA